The following coding sequences lie in one Haladaptatus sp. DJG-WS-42 genomic window:
- the hutG gene encoding formimidoylglutamase, which translates to MSFAEPEHWQGTSSDPSDEQFGHVVEATSLDKASEYDAVLVGEPYDGAVISRKGAADGPAAIRAALAGIKSHHFDAGPVSSIGDLGDVVIPDGSVAEVQDAVRATTAEIHAQDTMPVFLGGDNSLTFPNVAPLLESGSVGVINFDAHLDVREVPESGPTSGTPYRQLHDAGLAGYACVGARHFETSTAYHDFVLDNEGEVVTAEEVSDDAVAAIDSALSALEHVDTLYLSVDIDVLDAVYCGASAPTPGGLSPGDLFRAVRLAASDDRVAGFEVVECAPPLDEHNRTVDAAARTVAQFLAGWSA; encoded by the coding sequence ATGAGCTTCGCAGAACCCGAACACTGGCAAGGAACGTCTTCGGACCCGAGCGACGAGCAGTTCGGCCACGTCGTTGAAGCCACCTCGTTGGACAAGGCAAGCGAGTACGACGCCGTCCTCGTCGGTGAACCCTACGACGGCGCAGTCATCTCGCGCAAGGGAGCCGCAGACGGTCCAGCGGCCATCCGCGCGGCGCTCGCAGGCATCAAGAGCCATCACTTCGACGCCGGGCCAGTCTCAAGTATCGGCGACCTCGGCGACGTGGTGATTCCCGATGGCTCGGTTGCTGAAGTTCAAGACGCCGTCCGAGCGACTACCGCCGAAATCCACGCACAGGACACGATGCCGGTGTTCCTCGGTGGCGACAACTCACTGACGTTCCCGAACGTTGCTCCATTGCTCGAATCTGGCTCAGTCGGCGTCATCAACTTCGACGCGCACCTCGACGTTCGGGAAGTCCCTGAGTCGGGGCCGACGAGCGGAACGCCCTACCGCCAACTCCACGACGCGGGACTCGCGGGCTACGCCTGCGTCGGCGCACGCCACTTCGAAACGAGCACCGCGTACCACGATTTCGTCCTCGACAACGAGGGCGAAGTCGTGACTGCAGAAGAGGTTTCTGACGACGCGGTGGCCGCAATCGACAGCGCGCTCTCGGCCCTCGAACACGTTGACACGCTCTATCTGAGCGTGGACATCGACGTGCTGGATGCAGTCTACTGCGGAGCAAGCGCACCCACTCCCGGCGGTCTCTCGCCAGGCGACCTGTTTCGCGCGGTCAGACTCGCCGCGAGTGACGATCGCGTCGCTGGCTTTGAAGTCGTGGAGTGCGCACCACCACTCGATGAACACAACCGAACCGTCGATGCTGCGGCGCGCACCGTCGCCCAATTCCTCGCGGGGTGGTCGGCGTGA
- the hutI gene encoding imidazolonepropionase has translation MSDLVIHDAAELVVGKAEDAPLERYENAAIAVADGTVVAVGSTADVTREYPAENATEAIDATGKTVLPGFVDPHTHALFAGDRSDEFEAKLRGKTYQEILAAGGGILKSVRSVREVDDETLVSNLLGHLDRMLAHGTTTVEVKSGYGLDTETELRMLDAIRKADGQHPVDVIPTFMGAHAVPQGMDADEYTQEVIEEQLPAVAEQGIAEFNDVFCEKDVFSVEQSRRILEAGEEHGLTPKVHAEELAHIGGTKLAAELGATSADHLLHSTEEDILALVEAGVVPVLLPGTAFGLGAEFADAQMMLEQGAPVAIATDFNPNCHSHSMGFAQSLACVEMHMTPAQALVAATEHAALALDRPNLGRLDAGAPADLVVVDAPNHVHVPYQYGTNLVETVVKNGERVFG, from the coding sequence GTGAGTGACCTCGTCATCCACGACGCCGCAGAACTCGTCGTCGGAAAGGCCGAGGATGCACCGCTCGAACGCTACGAGAACGCCGCGATTGCAGTAGCGGATGGGACGGTCGTCGCGGTCGGTTCGACTGCCGACGTGACCCGTGAGTACCCGGCGGAGAACGCAACCGAGGCAATCGACGCCACCGGCAAAACGGTGCTCCCGGGCTTCGTTGACCCGCACACCCACGCCCTGTTCGCGGGAGACCGCTCCGACGAATTCGAGGCAAAGCTGCGCGGAAAGACGTATCAGGAGATTCTGGCGGCGGGCGGTGGGATTCTCAAATCCGTTCGCTCGGTTCGAGAAGTGGACGACGAAACGCTCGTCTCGAACTTGCTCGGCCATCTCGACCGAATGCTCGCCCACGGGACGACGACTGTCGAGGTCAAGTCAGGCTACGGCCTCGATACGGAAACCGAACTCCGGATGCTCGACGCCATCCGCAAAGCCGACGGACAGCACCCAGTGGACGTAATTCCGACGTTCATGGGCGCACACGCCGTCCCGCAGGGGATGGACGCGGACGAGTACACCCAAGAGGTCATAGAGGAGCAACTGCCCGCCGTCGCGGAGCAGGGCATCGCGGAGTTCAACGACGTGTTCTGCGAAAAAGACGTGTTCTCCGTCGAGCAATCGCGGCGGATCCTTGAAGCCGGTGAAGAACACGGATTGACGCCGAAAGTGCACGCAGAAGAACTCGCACACATTGGCGGGACGAAACTCGCCGCCGAACTCGGCGCGACGAGTGCAGACCACCTGCTCCACTCGACCGAAGAGGACATTCTGGCGCTCGTGGAGGCGGGTGTCGTTCCGGTTCTCTTGCCGGGCACCGCTTTCGGCCTCGGCGCGGAATTTGCGGACGCACAGATGATGCTCGAACAGGGCGCACCCGTCGCCATCGCGACCGACTTCAACCCGAACTGCCACAGCCACTCGATGGGCTTCGCGCAGTCGCTCGCGTGCGTCGAGATGCACATGACGCCCGCGCAGGCGCTCGTCGCCGCAACCGAACATGCCGCGCTCGCGCTCGACAGACCGAATCTCGGCCGACTCGACGCGGGTGCGCCAGCAGACCTCGTCGTCGTGGACGCCCCGAACCATGTCCACGTGCCGTATCAGTACGGAACGAATCTGGTGGAAACGGTGGTCAAAAACGGCGAGCGTGTCTTCGGGTAG
- a CDS encoding aldehyde dehydrogenase, whose protein sequence is MSTSDIEEVTDYELFIDGAFRASHGDERVEVSFPYDGTVWATVPDATEEDVDDAVAAARAAFERDEWRDTKPSDRREILNQIADTIDAHGDELAELETLQNGKLLREMKEQLSGLGEWYRYYGRIAEEVESGRTIPVDKKDGQMFNYIRHEPFGVVGAITAWNSPLLLTAWKLAPALAAGNTFVHKPSEETPVSALRFVELIYEHTDLPDGVYNVVPGQGHTGAALTAHSDVDKLAFTGSTAVGRKVAKAAGENLTKVSLELGGKSPNVILPDANLDDAVNGVMKGIFAATGQTCMAGSRVLVHEDVHEEFVSKLTARAGDIKMGDPRNMDTQMGPVAFRGQWETVHKYVQSGLEEGATLEIGGEMPADQPGECFIQPTVFVDVENDMTVAREEIFGPVASVISFESLDEALSIANDTDFGLAAAIWTQDMDRANEFVETVEAGTVWVNEYRLVAPNSPFGGYKASGLGRENGREGLEEYYQTKSVWYNHAGEVGDPFVLE, encoded by the coding sequence ATGTCAACATCAGACATTGAGGAGGTCACAGACTACGAGTTGTTCATCGACGGTGCGTTCCGGGCATCCCACGGCGACGAGCGCGTCGAGGTGTCGTTCCCGTACGACGGAACGGTGTGGGCGACCGTGCCCGACGCCACCGAAGAAGACGTAGACGATGCCGTCGCGGCCGCGCGCGCAGCCTTCGAACGCGACGAGTGGCGCGACACCAAGCCGAGCGACCGACGCGAGATTCTGAACCAAATCGCGGACACCATCGACGCGCACGGAGACGAACTCGCGGAGCTCGAAACGCTTCAGAACGGCAAGCTCCTGCGCGAGATGAAAGAGCAGTTGAGCGGCCTTGGCGAGTGGTATCGGTACTACGGCCGCATCGCAGAAGAAGTCGAATCTGGGCGCACCATCCCCGTCGATAAGAAAGACGGGCAGATGTTCAACTACATCCGCCACGAGCCGTTCGGCGTCGTCGGCGCGATTACGGCGTGGAACTCGCCATTACTTCTGACGGCGTGGAAACTCGCCCCGGCGCTCGCGGCGGGCAATACGTTCGTCCACAAACCGAGCGAGGAGACGCCCGTGAGTGCGCTTCGATTCGTGGAACTCATCTACGAACACACCGACTTGCCCGACGGCGTGTATAACGTCGTGCCCGGGCAGGGACACACCGGTGCGGCGCTCACCGCGCACTCGGACGTGGACAAACTCGCGTTCACCGGGAGCACCGCTGTCGGGCGGAAAGTGGCGAAAGCTGCGGGTGAGAACCTCACCAAAGTCTCGCTCGAGCTCGGTGGAAAGAGTCCGAACGTCATCCTCCCCGACGCGAATCTCGATGATGCGGTAAACGGCGTGATGAAGGGGATTTTCGCGGCGACGGGCCAGACCTGCATGGCGGGGTCGCGCGTGCTCGTCCACGAGGACGTCCACGAGGAGTTCGTCTCGAAGCTGACCGCGCGGGCAGGCGACATCAAGATGGGCGATCCGCGGAACATGGACACGCAGATGGGGCCGGTGGCCTTCCGCGGCCAGTGGGAGACCGTCCACAAGTACGTCCAGTCAGGGCTCGAAGAGGGTGCAACACTCGAAATCGGCGGCGAGATGCCCGCGGACCAGCCCGGTGAGTGTTTCATCCAGCCAACGGTGTTCGTTGACGTAGAAAACGACATGACCGTCGCCCGCGAGGAGATTTTCGGCCCGGTTGCGAGCGTCATCTCCTTTGAAAGTCTAGACGAAGCGCTCTCTATCGCAAACGACACCGACTTCGGCCTCGCGGCAGCCATCTGGACGCAGGATATGGACCGTGCAAACGAGTTCGTCGAAACTGTCGAAGCGGGCACGGTGTGGGTAAACGAGTACCGTCTCGTCGCGCCGAACTCGCCGTTTGGCGGCTACAAGGCAAGCGGCCTCGGCCGCGAAAACGGCCGCGAAGGCTTAGAAGAGTACTACCAGACCAAAAGCGTCTGGTACAACCACGCGGGCGAAGTGGGCGACCCGTTCGTCCTCGAATAA
- a CDS encoding OB-fold domain-containing protein: MPAFPATECADCGELYGFPVVACRDCGCESFETRELDGSGIVYARTTIRVPGADHQGQEPFEVCVVDLADDIRITARVLDNPELGPDDSVQFVEARDGVFFFEAA, encoded by the coding sequence ATGCCCGCATTCCCCGCGACCGAGTGCGCAGACTGCGGCGAACTCTATGGGTTCCCGGTCGTCGCCTGTCGTGACTGCGGGTGCGAGTCGTTCGAAACAAGAGAACTGGACGGGTCGGGAATCGTCTACGCTCGGACGACCATCCGCGTGCCCGGCGCAGACCACCAAGGCCAAGAACCGTTCGAGGTGTGCGTCGTTGACCTCGCGGACGACATCCGCATCACCGCCCGAGTTCTCGACAATCCCGAACTGGGGCCGGACGACTCGGTGCAGTTTGTCGAAGCGCGCGACGGCGTCTTCTTCTTCGAAGCGGCCTGA
- a CDS encoding YjiH family protein, with protein MATEGGRTWTVDGDQRARSIEEIDLHDLAMQPVVKFLLAFLIGGVFFLLPVRYGGEITVPFDIAVSYITETFPGAVGVYALAIIVAGGVLTTLAMVTDEPVAGIDLSYFETSVVFWILRLAGLVLAPVMFFKLGPAWLHTPGTGGLMWGTLVYSVGIIIPIGAVFITIFVELGGLEFVGTLSRPVMKPLFKVPGRAALDSLASWVGSYSVGLYVTRNVFEKGGYHKRDVFTIATCFSTVSIGFVGVVAATLDMLALFPVIFGAYFVCVVLTSIILVRIPPISTTPKEYIAEPEPEVGFTGSLADYARFALSEAVKKADEGESFLEAATRGFVDGIKLTSLILGTILAVGLAATLLSANTPVFDIIGRPLVPIIAALGIPNAAAVAPATIVGITEMYVPVLLVTETAPMAKFFIAVLAVSQLIFFSSVGPMIMDMFSDVPIRFRDLVGLFIIRTVILVPVVAGMTHLVAAMGLL; from the coding sequence ATGGCTACTGAAGGCGGACGAACGTGGACGGTCGACGGCGACCAACGGGCGCGGAGTATCGAGGAAATTGACTTACACGACTTGGCGATGCAACCGGTGGTGAAATTCCTGCTCGCCTTCCTCATCGGCGGCGTGTTCTTCCTGTTACCGGTGCGCTACGGCGGTGAAATCACGGTTCCCTTCGACATCGCGGTGAGCTACATCACCGAGACGTTCCCCGGTGCGGTCGGCGTCTACGCGCTGGCGATTATCGTCGCAGGCGGCGTGCTCACGACGCTTGCAATGGTCACCGACGAACCGGTTGCAGGCATCGACCTCTCGTACTTCGAGACCTCCGTCGTGTTCTGGATACTCAGACTCGCCGGACTCGTGCTTGCCCCGGTCATGTTCTTCAAACTCGGTCCGGCGTGGCTCCACACCCCCGGAACGGGCGGGCTGATGTGGGGGACGCTCGTCTACAGCGTCGGCATCATCATCCCTATTGGCGCGGTGTTCATCACCATCTTCGTCGAACTCGGCGGCCTCGAATTCGTGGGCACGCTCTCGCGGCCGGTGATGAAGCCGCTGTTCAAGGTTCCGGGCCGCGCCGCCCTCGACAGTCTCGCGTCGTGGGTTGGCTCCTACAGCGTCGGCCTCTACGTCACGCGAAACGTGTTCGAAAAGGGCGGCTACCACAAGCGCGACGTGTTCACCATCGCAACCTGCTTTTCGACGGTGAGCATCGGCTTTGTGGGCGTGGTCGCCGCAACCCTCGACATGCTCGCGCTGTTCCCCGTCATCTTTGGGGCGTACTTCGTCTGCGTCGTCCTCACGAGCATCATCCTCGTCCGGATTCCTCCCATCTCGACGACGCCAAAAGAGTACATCGCAGAGCCGGAGCCGGAAGTCGGCTTCACCGGGTCACTCGCCGATTACGCCCGCTTCGCGCTTTCTGAAGCCGTCAAAAAGGCCGACGAAGGCGAATCGTTCCTCGAAGCCGCAACCCGCGGATTTGTCGATGGTATCAAACTCACGAGCCTCATCTTGGGCACCATCCTCGCCGTTGGCCTCGCTGCCACGCTCCTGTCGGCGAACACGCCCGTCTTCGACATCATCGGGCGGCCTTTAGTCCCCATCATCGCCGCCCTCGGCATCCCGAACGCCGCCGCCGTCGCGCCCGCGACCATCGTCGGCATCACGGAGATGTACGTCCCCGTCTTGCTCGTGACCGAGACCGCGCCGATGGCGAAATTCTTCATCGCCGTCCTCGCCGTCTCACAGCTCATCTTCTTCTCCTCGGTCGGACCGATGATTATGGACATGTTCAGCGACGTGCCGATTCGCTTCCGCGACCTCGTTGGGCTGTTCATCATCCGGACGGTCATCCTCGTCCCGGTCGTCGCCGGGATGACCCACCTCGTCGCGGCGATGGGGCTGCTCTAA
- a CDS encoding helix-turn-helix domain-containing protein: protein MYKAVFRITGSGPYARATARNDTEIELWCNDHCDLLHLTGEHTDDVLARVEAEVGVRERIDNGADQVIITNACLKEHGTDYIEAYLAEHDCLLLPPLRYEKGAKIVRVLALDSANLTNFYRAITADQQVTVESKQELESVASDTPLMSIESALPTLSARQREVFLLAHERGYYEIPRRTTTTEIAEEIGVGRRTVEHHLRRAEQKFADMLVEYL from the coding sequence ATGTACAAAGCCGTGTTCCGTATCACTGGGAGCGGCCCGTACGCCCGGGCAACGGCGCGAAACGACACCGAAATCGAACTCTGGTGTAACGACCACTGTGACCTCCTGCACTTGACCGGCGAACACACAGACGACGTGCTCGCGCGCGTCGAAGCGGAGGTCGGCGTCCGCGAGCGCATCGACAACGGCGCAGACCAAGTCATCATCACGAACGCCTGCCTGAAAGAGCACGGGACGGACTACATCGAAGCATATCTCGCCGAACACGACTGCTTGTTGTTGCCGCCACTTCGGTACGAAAAGGGCGCGAAAATCGTGCGCGTGCTCGCCCTGGACTCGGCGAACCTCACCAACTTCTATCGGGCGATTACCGCAGACCAGCAGGTGACGGTCGAATCAAAACAGGAACTCGAGAGCGTTGCCTCTGACACGCCGCTCATGTCGATTGAGTCGGCGCTTCCGACGCTGTCTGCCCGCCAGCGCGAGGTGTTTCTGTTGGCACACGAGCGCGGGTACTACGAAATTCCGCGGAGAACGACGACAACCGAAATCGCAGAAGAAATCGGCGTGGGGCGGCGAACCGTCGAGCACCATCTCCGGAGAGCAGAACAGAAATTTGCGGATATGCTGGTCGAATATCTCTGA
- the hutU gene encoding urocanate hydratase, with the protein MGHQQPTDRKSRFGEPSEQWKEYQGAPTGTEIECKGWRQEAALRMLNNNLDPDVGENPEELVVYGGTGRAARSWDAYDAILAELRDLDDDETLLVQSGKPVGRFTTHERAPRVLIANSNLVGKWDNWEHFHELEAEGLIMYGQMTAGSWAYIGTQGIIQGTYETLAEAGRQHFPDAKGLTGTITVTGGLGGMGGAQPLAVTMNHGVCIAAEVDDHRIDRRIETRYCMEKTDDLDEAISMAQEAAAKGDPLSIGLHMNAADMFEGMLERDFVPDIVTDQTSAHDELEGYYPSGYTVEEADQLRAENPEKYVEESLDTMVRHVEGILAMQEQGAIAFEYGNNIRGQVKEHRGMANAFDFEGFVPAYIRPLFCRGKGPFRWAALSGDPADIHRTDDAVRELFPEKEHLHRWIDLAQEQVAFQGLPSRVCWLGYSTDEDGITERAKFALKINDLVREGEISAPVVVTRDHLDAGSVASPNRETEAMRDGSDAVADWPLLNALLNCAAGADIVSVHDGGGVGIGNALHTNNHVVLDGTDLAAEKARRVFTTDPGMGVIRHADAGYEEALDEATVSNVPIPMRDRK; encoded by the coding sequence ATGGGACACCAGCAACCGACCGACCGGAAAAGTCGATTTGGCGAGCCTTCAGAGCAGTGGAAGGAGTATCAAGGTGCGCCGACCGGCACTGAAATCGAGTGCAAGGGCTGGCGGCAGGAGGCGGCCCTCCGCATGCTCAACAACAACTTAGACCCCGACGTGGGCGAGAACCCCGAAGAACTCGTCGTCTACGGCGGCACCGGCCGCGCCGCCCGTAGTTGGGACGCCTACGACGCAATTCTCGCAGAACTCCGCGACTTAGACGACGACGAGACGCTCCTCGTCCAATCCGGCAAACCGGTGGGCCGATTCACGACCCACGAACGCGCGCCTCGCGTCCTGATTGCGAACTCGAATTTAGTCGGAAAATGGGACAACTGGGAGCACTTCCACGAACTCGAAGCAGAGGGTCTCATCATGTACGGCCAGATGACCGCCGGGTCGTGGGCCTACATCGGCACGCAGGGCATCATTCAGGGAACCTACGAAACCCTCGCGGAAGCCGGTCGCCAGCACTTCCCCGACGCCAAGGGCCTCACGGGAACCATCACGGTCACCGGCGGCCTCGGCGGGATGGGCGGCGCACAACCGCTTGCCGTGACGATGAACCACGGTGTGTGCATCGCCGCGGAAGTGGACGACCACCGCATCGACCGCCGCATCGAGACGCGCTACTGTATGGAGAAGACCGACGACTTGGACGAAGCCATCTCGATGGCACAGGAAGCTGCTGCGAAGGGCGACCCCCTCTCGATTGGCCTGCACATGAACGCCGCCGACATGTTCGAGGGGATGCTCGAACGAGACTTCGTCCCCGACATCGTCACCGACCAGACGAGCGCCCACGACGAACTGGAAGGCTACTATCCCTCGGGCTACACCGTCGAAGAAGCCGACCAACTCCGCGCAGAAAACCCTGAGAAATACGTCGAGGAGAGTCTCGACACGATGGTTCGCCACGTCGAAGGCATCCTCGCCATGCAGGAGCAGGGCGCAATCGCCTTCGAATACGGGAACAACATTCGTGGACAGGTCAAAGAACACCGCGGGATGGCAAATGCGTTCGACTTCGAGGGCTTCGTCCCGGCCTACATCCGACCGCTGTTCTGCCGTGGCAAGGGGCCGTTCCGTTGGGCCGCACTCTCTGGCGACCCGGCAGACATCCACCGCACCGACGACGCCGTGAGGGAACTGTTCCCCGAGAAGGAACACCTCCACCGCTGGATCGACCTCGCACAGGAGCAGGTCGCGTTTCAGGGCCTCCCGTCGCGGGTTTGCTGGCTCGGGTATTCGACCGACGAGGACGGCATCACCGAACGCGCGAAGTTCGCGCTCAAAATCAACGACCTCGTGCGCGAGGGTGAAATCTCGGCCCCGGTTGTCGTTACGCGCGACCACCTCGACGCGGGCAGCGTCGCAAGTCCGAACCGCGAGACAGAGGCCATGCGCGACGGCTCAGACGCCGTTGCTGACTGGCCACTCTTGAACGCCCTGCTCAACTGCGCGGCGGGCGCGGACATCGTGAGCGTCCACGACGGCGGCGGTGTTGGCATCGGCAACGCGCTCCACACGAACAATCACGTCGTCCTCGATGGAACCGACCTCGCCGCAGAGAAGGCCCGTCGCGTGTTCACCACTGACCCCGGCATGGGCGTCATCCGCCACGCCGACGCAGGCTACGAGGAAGCGCTTGACGAGGCGACCGTCTCGAACGTCCCGATTCCGATGCGAGACCGGAAATGA